The Cellulomonas sp. P24 genome contains a region encoding:
- a CDS encoding 1-phosphofructokinase family hexose kinase codes for MILTFTPSPSLDRAYDVAELAVGEVNRASGTHVHAGGKGINVSRALARNGVATVAVLPTGGPDGEQLLVALERQGVSSRPVPVAGDTRSNVTLVDQDGVTTKINAPSPELSTDEIRALVEAVDAEAARGARWIVAAGSLPDGSGDLFSRLVEVSRRRGVPLALDTSGAPLRDTLATGGIALVKPNDDELAELVGADLHTVGDVRDAARELIAAGTGAVLVSLGAHGAMLVTPDGSWWAGGTALVPLSTVGAGDTTLAGYLSTDGSPSDRLRRAVAWGRAAVLLPGSDVPDPTRIDIADVRVVDDPDPRLTLKEL; via the coding sequence ATGATCCTCACCTTCACCCCGAGCCCGAGCCTCGACCGGGCGTACGACGTCGCGGAGCTGGCCGTCGGCGAGGTCAACCGCGCGAGCGGCACCCACGTCCACGCCGGCGGCAAGGGCATCAACGTCTCGCGGGCGCTCGCGCGCAACGGGGTCGCGACGGTCGCGGTGCTGCCGACCGGGGGACCGGACGGCGAGCAGCTCCTGGTCGCGCTCGAGCGTCAAGGGGTCTCGAGCCGCCCCGTCCCGGTGGCCGGCGACACCCGGAGCAACGTCACGCTCGTGGACCAGGACGGCGTGACGACCAAGATCAACGCACCGAGCCCTGAGCTCAGCACGGACGAGATCCGCGCGCTCGTCGAGGCGGTCGACGCCGAGGCCGCACGCGGTGCGCGGTGGATCGTCGCCGCCGGCAGCCTGCCCGACGGGTCCGGTGACCTCTTCTCACGTCTCGTCGAGGTCTCCCGGCGGCGCGGGGTGCCGCTCGCGCTCGACACCTCCGGTGCGCCGCTCCGCGACACGCTGGCCACGGGCGGGATCGCCCTGGTCAAGCCGAACGACGACGAGCTCGCCGAGCTCGTCGGCGCCGACCTGCACACCGTCGGTGACGTCCGTGACGCCGCTCGGGAGCTCATCGCCGCCGGGACCGGGGCCGTGCTCGTCAGCCTGGGGGCGCACGGCGCGATGCTCGTGACCCCGGACGGCTCCTGGTGGGCCGGCGGCACCGCGCTCGTGCCGCTCTCCACCGTCGGCGCCGGTGACACCACCCTGGCCGGCTATCTCAGCACGGACGGCTCACCGTCCGACCGACTCCGTCGCGCGGTGGCCTGGGGCCGCGCAGCCGTCCTGCTGCCCGGCAGCGACGTGCCCGACCCGACCCGGATCGACATCGCGGACGTCCGGGTCGTCGACGATCCCGACCCGCGACTCACCCTGAAGGAGCTGTGA
- a CDS encoding DeoR/GlpR family DNA-binding transcription regulator: protein MYAPERHQLILTAARTDGRVDVTALSRQLDVTPETVRRDLTTLERRGLLRRVHGGAIPVERLGVEPGLADREGRYAQHKDRIAKLAVDELPDGGSIILDAGTTTARLAELLPTDRELTVVTHSLPIAMILASRPGITLHLVGGLVRWRTLAAVGGWARQAIAEIHADVTFLGTNGITVEHGLTTPDLAEAQVKRALVDAARRTVVLADHSKVGRTDFALVAPIDSVDTLITDSEVDPELADELEAAGLSVVRA from the coding sequence GTGTACGCACCGGAGCGACACCAGCTGATCCTGACCGCCGCACGCACGGACGGCCGGGTCGACGTCACGGCCCTCTCGCGCCAGCTCGACGTGACCCCGGAGACGGTCCGACGCGACCTCACCACCCTCGAGCGCCGCGGGCTGCTGCGCCGCGTCCACGGCGGCGCGATCCCGGTCGAGCGCCTCGGCGTCGAGCCCGGGCTCGCCGACCGCGAAGGCCGCTACGCGCAGCACAAGGACCGGATCGCGAAGCTCGCGGTCGACGAGCTCCCGGACGGCGGCTCGATCATCCTCGACGCCGGGACCACGACCGCACGCCTGGCCGAGCTGCTGCCCACCGACCGCGAGCTCACGGTGGTCACCCACTCGCTGCCGATCGCCATGATCCTGGCGAGCCGGCCCGGGATCACGCTCCACCTGGTCGGCGGGCTGGTCCGCTGGCGCACGCTGGCCGCGGTCGGCGGCTGGGCTCGCCAGGCGATCGCCGAGATCCACGCCGACGTCACGTTCCTCGGGACCAACGGCATCACGGTCGAGCACGGGCTGACCACGCCGGACCTCGCCGAGGCCCAGGTCAAGCGCGCCCTCGTGGACGCGGCCCGGCGCACCGTCGTGCTCGCCGACCACAGCAAGGTCGGGCGCACCGACTTCGCCCTGGTCGCACCGATCGACAGCGTCGACACCCTGATCACCGACTCCGAGGTCGACCCCGAGCTCGCCGACGAGCTCGAGGCGGCCGGCCTCTCGGTGGTGCGGGCATGA
- a CDS encoding GuaB3 family IMP dehydrogenase-related protein: MSNEIEIGRGKRGRRAYSFDDIAVVPSRRTRDPEEVSVGWQIDAYHFDLPIVAAPMDSVMSPDTAVALGRLGGLGVLDLEGLWTRYDDPRPLLAEIAGLDASRATARMQELYGAPIRAELITQRLKEIRAAGVTVAGALSPQRTQEFSQTVVDAGVDLFVIRGTTVSAEHVSGRAEPLNLKRFIYELDVPVIVGGASTYTAALHLMRTGAAGVLVGFGGGAAHTTRVSLGIHAPMATAVADVAAARRDYLDESGGRYVHVIADGGVGRSGDLVKAVACGADAVMVGAALARAAEAPGAGWHWGSEAHHPQLPRGERVHVGTTGTLQEILFGPGRQADGTLNLVGALRRAMATTGYSDLKEFQRVEVVVSPYQPH; the protein is encoded by the coding sequence GTGAGCAACGAGATCGAGATCGGTCGCGGCAAGCGCGGACGCCGCGCGTACTCCTTCGACGACATCGCGGTGGTCCCCTCCCGCCGGACGCGTGATCCCGAGGAGGTGTCCGTCGGCTGGCAGATCGACGCCTACCACTTCGACCTCCCGATCGTCGCGGCGCCGATGGACTCCGTGATGAGCCCGGACACCGCCGTCGCGCTCGGGCGCCTCGGCGGGCTCGGCGTGCTCGACCTCGAGGGGCTGTGGACCCGCTACGACGACCCTCGCCCGCTGCTCGCCGAGATCGCCGGGCTGGACGCGTCCCGTGCCACCGCGCGGATGCAGGAGCTCTACGGCGCGCCGATCCGCGCCGAGCTGATCACGCAGCGCCTCAAGGAGATCCGCGCCGCAGGTGTGACGGTGGCCGGCGCGCTGTCCCCGCAGCGGACGCAGGAGTTCTCCCAGACGGTCGTCGACGCGGGCGTCGACCTGTTCGTCATCCGCGGGACCACGGTCTCCGCCGAGCACGTCTCGGGCCGCGCGGAGCCGCTCAACCTGAAGCGGTTCATCTACGAGCTCGACGTGCCCGTCATCGTCGGTGGCGCCTCGACCTACACCGCCGCCCTGCACCTCATGCGGACGGGTGCGGCCGGGGTCCTCGTCGGCTTCGGCGGCGGCGCCGCTCACACGACCCGGGTGTCGCTCGGGATCCACGCGCCGATGGCGACCGCTGTCGCCGACGTCGCCGCTGCGCGTCGTGACTACCTCGACGAGTCCGGTGGGCGGTACGTGCACGTGATCGCGGATGGCGGCGTCGGGCGCTCCGGCGACCTCGTGAAGGCCGTCGCCTGCGGTGCGGACGCCGTGATGGTGGGCGCCGCGCTGGCGCGCGCGGCCGAGGCCCCGGGCGCCGGGTGGCACTGGGGCTCCGAGGCGCACCACCCGCAGCTCCCGCGCGGCGAGCGGGTCCATGTCGGCACGACCGGCACGCTCCAGGAGATCCTGTTCGGTCCCGGCCGGCAGGCGGACGGCACGCTCAACCTCGTCGGTGCGCTGCGTCGGGCGATGGCCACGACCGGGTACTCGGACCTCAAGGAGTTCCAGCGGGTCGAGGTCGTGGTGTCCCCGTACCAGCCGCACTGA
- a CDS encoding exonuclease domain-containing protein — MSWTDGPLLGFDTETTGVDVTRDRIVTAAVVRRDAAGTVVRTWLIDPGIEIPAAATAIHGITTAQARAHGAAPAVALEEIAVALTTALAAGTPVVAFNASFDLSLLDAELRRHGLPTLAGRLGAPVSPVIDPLVLDRSEARYRRGKRTLADLCAVYQISDTANLHSADADVVATLDVLAAIAASFPHLRELTPDALHAHQVAAHRAWAEEFNSWRASRGMNGPGAELTWPGRDAAPAETVADTAALPA; from the coding sequence ATGAGCTGGACCGACGGACCCCTGCTCGGCTTCGACACCGAGACGACCGGGGTCGACGTCACCCGGGACAGGATCGTGACCGCCGCCGTCGTGCGGCGGGACGCAGCGGGGACCGTGGTCCGGACCTGGCTGATCGACCCCGGCATCGAGATCCCCGCCGCCGCGACCGCGATCCACGGGATCACGACGGCCCAGGCCCGCGCGCACGGTGCGGCGCCCGCGGTCGCGCTCGAGGAGATCGCGGTCGCGCTCACGACCGCCCTCGCCGCGGGGACGCCGGTCGTCGCGTTCAACGCGTCGTTCGACCTGTCGCTGCTCGACGCGGAGCTGCGCCGCCACGGGCTGCCGACCCTCGCCGGACGCCTCGGGGCGCCCGTCTCCCCCGTGATCGACCCGCTCGTGCTCGACAGGTCCGAGGCCCGCTACCGACGCGGCAAGCGCACTCTCGCCGACCTGTGCGCGGTGTACCAGATCTCCGACACCGCGAACCTGCACTCTGCCGACGCCGACGTCGTCGCCACGCTCGACGTGCTCGCCGCGATCGCGGCCAGCTTCCCGCACCTGCGCGAGCTCACCCCGGATGCGCTGCACGCGCACCAGGTCGCCGCGCACCGGGCATGGGCCGAGGAGTTCAACTCCTGGCGGGCCTCACGGGGGATGAACGGCCCGGGCGCCGAGCTCACCTGGCCGGGGCGCGACGCCGCTCCGGCGGAGACCGTCGCCGACACCGCGGCTCTCCCGGCATGA
- a CDS encoding helix-turn-helix domain-containing protein, producing MTIVTEPAGYLAQVGALVRGARQNRGLTQAQLAEVLGTSQSAINRIEQGAQNVSLDMLSRISAALDSEIISIGQAKHSHLRVTGGRRLSGRIDVKSSKNGAVALLCASLLNRGRTTLRGVARIVEVDRIVDVLRSIGVSAVWSPDGRDLEIHVPGELDLEAIDVDAAKRTRSVIMFLGPLLGLLPEFHLPYAGGCDLGTRTVEPHMIALRPFGLSVQATAGSYHATVAPREDGEVTVVLTERGDTVTENAIMAAARRPGVSVIHNASPNYMVQDLCFYLELLGVRIDGIGTTTLRIHGLADIDADVDYAPSEDPVEAMSLLTAGIVTGSEITVARIPIEFMRIELATLAEMGLQYTQSDEYLARNGRTALVDVTVHPSALRAPLDKIHPMPFPGLNIDNLPFFAVIAACAEGHTLVHDWVYEGRAIHLTDLTRLGADVRLLDPHRLDVVGPTRWSGAEVSCPPALRPAVVILLAMLAARGTSVLRNVDIISRGYEQLQERLIELGAQIETFRD from the coding sequence ATGACCATCGTCACCGAACCGGCCGGCTACCTCGCCCAGGTCGGCGCGCTCGTCCGCGGCGCACGCCAGAACCGCGGCCTCACCCAGGCCCAGCTCGCCGAGGTCCTCGGCACCAGCCAGAGTGCGATCAACCGCATCGAGCAGGGCGCGCAGAACGTGAGCCTGGACATGCTCAGCCGGATCAGCGCGGCGCTCGACAGCGAGATCATCTCGATCGGCCAGGCGAAGCACTCCCACCTCCGGGTCACCGGTGGTCGCAGGCTCTCCGGCCGGATCGACGTCAAGTCCAGCAAGAACGGCGCCGTCGCGCTGCTGTGCGCCTCGCTCCTCAACCGCGGTCGCACGACGCTCCGTGGCGTCGCGCGGATCGTCGAGGTCGACCGGATCGTCGACGTCCTCCGGAGCATCGGGGTCTCCGCCGTCTGGTCACCCGACGGCAGGGACCTCGAGATCCACGTCCCCGGTGAGCTCGACCTCGAGGCGATCGACGTCGACGCCGCGAAGCGGACCCGCTCGGTGATCATGTTCCTCGGCCCGCTGCTCGGTCTGCTCCCGGAGTTCCACCTGCCGTACGCGGGCGGCTGCGACCTCGGGACCCGCACGGTCGAGCCGCACATGATCGCCCTGCGCCCGTTCGGGCTGTCCGTGCAGGCCACCGCAGGCAGCTACCACGCGACGGTCGCGCCCCGCGAGGACGGCGAGGTCACGGTGGTGCTCACCGAACGCGGCGACACCGTCACCGAGAACGCGATCATGGCGGCGGCCCGGCGTCCGGGCGTGAGCGTGATCCACAACGCGAGCCCGAACTACATGGTGCAGGACCTCTGCTTCTACCTCGAGCTCCTCGGCGTGCGGATCGACGGGATCGGCACCACGACGTTGCGCATCCACGGCCTCGCCGACATCGACGCCGACGTCGACTACGCACCGTCCGAGGACCCGGTCGAGGCGATGAGCCTCCTCACCGCCGGCATCGTCACCGGTTCGGAGATCACGGTCGCGCGCATCCCGATCGAGTTCATGCGGATCGAGCTCGCGACCCTCGCCGAGATGGGACTGCAGTACACGCAGTCCGACGAGTACCTCGCCCGCAACGGACGCACCGCACTCGTCGACGTGACGGTGCACCCGAGCGCGCTCCGCGCACCGCTCGACAAGATCCACCCGATGCCCTTCCCCGGGCTCAACATCGACAACCTGCCGTTCTTCGCCGTCATCGCCGCCTGCGCCGAGGGGCACACGCTCGTGCACGACTGGGTCTACGAGGGCCGCGCGATCCATCTGACGGACCTGACACGTCTGGGCGCCGACGTCCGGCTCCTCGACCCGCACCGGCTCGACGTCGTCGGTCCGACCCGCTGGTCGGGCGCCGAGGTGAGCTGCCCGCCTGCGCTGCGCCCGGCCGTCGTGATCCTGCTCGCGATGCTCGCGGCGCGCGGCACCTCGGTGCTGCGGAACGTCGACATCATCTCGCGCGGCTACGAGCAGCTCCAGGAACGCCTGATCGAGCTCGGCGCGCAGATCGAGACGTTCCGCGACTGA
- a CDS encoding response regulator transcription factor: MRDRLVTAAHGVPGLAPVRSAASAEELLVLARRAAPTIVLLDAHLPGTGPVEAIRRLRMVADGTTVVMLAVPGDEVALDRAIHLGARGYLAPDVGVPELAAVVAHLTTGPVLHARVDGTAPAAPQPPRSPTSARAQVASMSAHSPRPVATETVLTKRELEVLTGMSNGRSNSQIGAELFLSEDTVKTHARRLFRKLGAADRAQAVAIGIRRGLIS; this comes from the coding sequence GTGCGCGATCGACTGGTCACTGCGGCGCACGGCGTCCCGGGGCTCGCCCCGGTGCGGTCGGCGGCGTCTGCGGAAGAGCTGCTCGTGCTCGCGCGCCGCGCCGCGCCGACGATCGTGCTGCTCGACGCCCACCTTCCCGGCACCGGACCGGTCGAGGCGATCCGCCGGCTGCGGATGGTCGCGGACGGGACGACCGTCGTCATGCTCGCGGTCCCCGGTGACGAGGTCGCTCTCGACCGGGCCATCCACCTGGGTGCGCGCGGCTACCTGGCACCGGATGTCGGCGTCCCCGAGCTTGCCGCGGTGGTCGCCCACCTCACGACGGGACCGGTCCTCCACGCGCGCGTGGACGGGACGGCGCCTGCCGCGCCCCAGCCGCCGCGCAGCCCGACCAGCGCGCGTGCGCAGGTCGCCTCGATGAGCGCTCACTCCCCGAGACCAGTCGCCACCGAGACGGTCCTCACGAAGCGCGAGCTCGAGGTCCTCACCGGGATGAGCAACGGTCGCTCGAACTCGCAGATCGGGGCCGAGCTGTTCCTCAGCGAGGACACCGTCAAGACCCACGCCCGTCGGCTCTTCCGCAAGCTGGGCGCCGCCGACCGTGCGCAGGCCGTCGCGATCGGCATCCGCCGCGGCCTGATCAGCTGA
- a CDS encoding MerR family transcriptional regulator, with product MPSSAHPRGSAGQPASGEPTAPALTVAAVARRLGVAPATLRTWDRRYRLGPSAHLAGSHRRYTGDDVARLMVMRSLTLDGVAPSEAARVALAAAPGGDVAQLGDARGAYLVSVSSRDRSTPTAVVDAVLAGDEATSRRLLEFSDNDDVLSWWSELVEPARAGLATRTVLGRPGEDPDAVLYGAVLGALRRRRARGSASSERNAVVLLLAGPGEARPVGLHVLAAALSDREVDARVVTGVLEPHRVLEISAMTNPAAVVLLSDGSSPDLTVVHALHEARPELPLFLSVADEPSAVALPWGPIVHRNRSLTGLLHEVLAVCP from the coding sequence ATGCCCAGCTCCGCGCACCCTCGTGGCTCGGCCGGGCAACCGGCCTCGGGCGAGCCGACGGCGCCGGCCCTCACCGTCGCCGCGGTCGCACGTCGCCTCGGCGTCGCGCCCGCGACGCTGCGCACCTGGGACCGCCGCTACCGCCTCGGACCCTCGGCGCACCTGGCCGGCTCGCATCGTCGGTACACCGGTGACGACGTGGCCCGGCTCATGGTCATGCGCAGCCTCACGCTGGACGGCGTCGCGCCGTCCGAGGCCGCTCGGGTCGCGCTCGCGGCCGCGCCCGGCGGGGACGTCGCGCAGCTCGGTGACGCGCGCGGCGCGTATCTCGTCTCGGTCTCGTCGCGCGACCGTTCCACGCCGACCGCGGTCGTCGACGCCGTGCTCGCCGGCGACGAGGCGACCTCTCGACGACTGCTCGAGTTCTCCGACAACGACGACGTGCTCTCGTGGTGGAGCGAGCTGGTCGAACCTGCCCGTGCCGGCCTGGCGACCCGCACGGTCCTCGGACGACCGGGGGAGGACCCCGACGCGGTGCTCTACGGGGCGGTGCTCGGGGCGCTCCGGCGGCGGAGAGCACGCGGTTCCGCCTCGTCCGAACGGAACGCCGTCGTGCTCCTGCTCGCCGGGCCGGGCGAGGCCCGGCCGGTCGGCCTGCATGTGCTCGCGGCGGCGCTGTCCGACCGTGAGGTGGATGCACGGGTGGTCACCGGCGTGCTCGAGCCTCACCGCGTGCTCGAGATCTCCGCGATGACGAACCCCGCTGCGGTCGTCCTGCTCTCCGACGGGAGCTCGCCGGACCTGACGGTCGTGCACGCCCTGCACGAGGCCCGCCCGGAGCTGCCGTTGTTCTTGTCCGTCGCCGACGAACCCTCCGCGGTTGCGCTCCCGTGGGGGCCGATCGTGCACCGCAACCGGAGCCTCACCGGGCTGCTCCACGAGGTCCTCGCAGTCTGTCCCTGA
- a CDS encoding WhiB family transcriptional regulator, with translation MAEISRLPGPVMDLWEWQFDGACREADPTLFFHPEGERGAARRRRAEAAKAVCATCRVLEQCRRQSLSVREPYGVWGGLSEDERVAILANPVRRAG, from the coding sequence ATGGCCGAGATCTCACGACTGCCCGGTCCAGTGATGGATCTGTGGGAGTGGCAGTTCGACGGAGCCTGCCGCGAGGCCGACCCCACGCTGTTCTTCCACCCGGAGGGCGAGCGCGGCGCCGCACGCCGCCGGCGCGCGGAGGCGGCCAAGGCCGTGTGTGCGACCTGCCGGGTGCTCGAGCAGTGCCGACGCCAGTCCCTCTCCGTCCGCGAACCCTACGGCGTGTGGGGTGGCCTCTCCGAGGACGAGCGCGTCGCGATCCTGGCCAACCCGGTGCGCCGGGCCGGCTGA
- the groES gene encoding co-chaperone GroES, with the protein MSVSIKPLEDRIVVKTLEAEQTTASGLVIPDSAKEKPQEGEVLAVGPGRVDDNGNRIPLDVAVGDKVIYSKYGGTEVKYSGEEYLILSARDILAIVVK; encoded by the coding sequence GTGTCGGTCTCCATCAAGCCGCTCGAGGACCGGATCGTCGTCAAGACTCTCGAGGCAGAGCAGACGACGGCCTCTGGTCTTGTCATCCCGGACAGTGCCAAGGAGAAGCCCCAGGAGGGCGAGGTCCTCGCTGTCGGCCCGGGTCGTGTCGACGACAACGGCAACCGCATCCCGCTGGATGTGGCCGTGGGCGACAAGGTCATCTACAGCAAGTACGGCGGGACCGAGGTGAAGTACTCCGGTGAGGAGTACCTGATCCTCTCGGCGCGCGACATCCTCGCGATCGTCGTCAAGTAA
- a CDS encoding glutamate--cysteine ligase produces MEIPFARSARSSVGIEWELALVDKDSGDLRQVAQTVLDAVRPPEGGEHPSIRQELLLNTVEVVSGVCRTVGEAGNDLERAIAEVRTVTDPLRVELMCAGTHPFAQWAHQKVTDKERYATLIDRTQWWGRQMLIYGVHVHVGIEDRDKVLPISRAMVTTFAHLQSLSASSPFWGGKDTGYASNRALMFQQLPTAGLGFQFERWEQLEAYVADMLHTGVIDQFDEVRWDIRPSPRFGTLEMRICDGASNITEVKALAALTHCLVEHYSTLLDEGKPLPTIPPWFAQENKWRSARYGMDAIIILDSSGEEGLVTDAVTQLLADLEPVAERLGCSAELDSVRVILRRGASYQRQRAAARRAGGELDAVVASLVAEMRAGRPL; encoded by the coding sequence ATGGAGATCCCGTTCGCCCGGTCCGCTCGCTCGAGCGTGGGCATCGAGTGGGAGCTCGCGCTCGTCGACAAGGACTCGGGCGACCTCCGGCAGGTCGCGCAGACCGTCCTCGACGCGGTGCGCCCGCCCGAGGGCGGCGAGCACCCGAGCATCCGGCAGGAGCTGCTGCTCAACACCGTCGAGGTGGTCTCCGGGGTGTGCCGGACGGTCGGCGAGGCCGGCAACGACCTCGAGCGCGCGATCGCCGAGGTACGGACGGTCACCGACCCGCTGCGCGTCGAGCTGATGTGCGCGGGGACGCACCCGTTCGCGCAGTGGGCCCACCAGAAGGTGACGGACAAGGAGCGCTACGCGACCCTGATCGACCGCACGCAGTGGTGGGGCCGCCAGATGCTCATCTACGGCGTGCACGTGCACGTGGGCATCGAGGACCGCGACAAGGTGCTGCCGATCTCGCGCGCGATGGTCACGACGTTCGCGCACCTGCAGTCCCTCTCGGCGTCGTCGCCGTTCTGGGGCGGCAAGGACACCGGGTACGCGTCGAACCGCGCCCTGATGTTCCAGCAGCTCCCGACGGCGGGGCTGGGCTTCCAGTTCGAACGCTGGGAGCAGCTCGAGGCGTACGTCGCGGACATGCTGCACACCGGGGTGATCGACCAGTTCGACGAGGTCCGGTGGGACATCCGGCCGTCGCCGCGCTTCGGCACTCTCGAGATGCGGATCTGCGACGGCGCGTCGAACATCACCGAGGTCAAGGCGCTCGCCGCGCTCACCCACTGCCTCGTCGAGCACTACTCGACCCTCCTCGACGAGGGCAAGCCGTTGCCCACGATCCCGCCATGGTTCGCGCAGGAGAACAAGTGGCGCTCGGCGCGCTACGGCATGGACGCGATCATCATCCTCGACTCGTCAGGCGAGGAGGGGCTCGTCACCGATGCCGTCACCCAGCTCCTGGCCGACCTCGAGCCGGTGGCGGAGCGTCTCGGCTGCTCCGCTGAGCTCGACTCGGTCCGGGTGATCCTGCGCCGCGGTGCGAGCTACCAGCGGCAGCGCGCCGCCGCGCGGCGGGCCGGAGGCGAGCTCGATGCGGTCGTCGCGTCGCTCGTCGCCGAGATGCGGGCGGGACGCCCCCTGTAG
- the tsaD gene encoding tRNA (adenosine(37)-N6)-threonylcarbamoyltransferase complex transferase subunit TsaD, protein MADALVPAPLVLGIETSCDETGVAVVRVGPDSSELLFDAVASSMDEHARFGGIIPEIASRAHLEAMIPTIEHALAGAGVGLTDLDAIAVTAGPGLVGPLTVGAAAAKALAVALDVPLYGVNHVIGHAAVDELVHGPFPERLMALVVSGGHSSLLLVDDIVTGVTELGSTLDDAAGEAFDKVGRLLGLPYPGGPHIDRLAREGDPTAIRFPRGLTAAKDQAAHAYDFSFSGLKTAVARWVEARQDAGEEIPLHDVAASFADAVADVLTAKTIAACRRHGVDTLVIGGGFSANSQLRDLAAVRCAEAGIELRIPPIRFCTDNGAMIAAVGAAAVRRGLPPSALDLPVDSSMPLELVLV, encoded by the coding sequence ATGGCTGACGCGCTGGTTCCCGCCCCTCTCGTCCTCGGGATCGAGACCTCGTGCGACGAGACCGGCGTCGCCGTCGTGCGGGTCGGGCCGGACTCGTCCGAGCTGCTGTTCGACGCCGTCGCGAGCTCGATGGACGAGCACGCCCGGTTCGGTGGGATCATCCCGGAGATCGCCTCACGGGCGCACCTCGAGGCGATGATCCCGACGATCGAGCATGCGCTCGCAGGCGCCGGCGTCGGGCTGACGGACCTCGACGCGATCGCGGTCACGGCCGGCCCCGGTCTGGTGGGGCCGCTGACGGTCGGCGCTGCGGCGGCGAAGGCCCTGGCGGTCGCGCTGGACGTCCCGCTCTACGGGGTGAACCACGTGATCGGGCACGCTGCGGTCGACGAGCTCGTGCACGGGCCGTTCCCCGAGCGGCTGATGGCCCTCGTCGTGTCCGGCGGGCACTCGAGCCTCCTGCTGGTCGACGACATCGTCACCGGCGTCACCGAGCTCGGCTCGACGCTCGACGACGCCGCCGGCGAGGCTTTCGACAAGGTCGGCCGCCTGCTCGGGCTGCCGTATCCCGGCGGCCCGCACATCGACCGCCTCGCACGGGAGGGTGACCCGACGGCGATCCGCTTCCCGCGCGGACTGACCGCCGCGAAGGACCAGGCAGCGCACGCGTACGACTTCTCGTTCTCCGGGCTCAAGACGGCGGTGGCCCGCTGGGTGGAGGCGCGTCAGGACGCCGGCGAGGAGATCCCGCTCCACGACGTCGCGGCGTCGTTCGCCGATGCGGTCGCCGACGTCCTCACGGCCAAGACGATCGCAGCCTGCCGACGGCACGGCGTCGACACGCTCGTGATCGGTGGAGGCTTCTCCGCGAACTCGCAGCTGCGCGACCTCGCTGCCGTCCGCTGCGCCGAGGCGGGCATCGAGCTGCGCATCCCCCCGATCCGCTTCTGCACCGACAACGGCGCGATGATCGCCGCGGTCGGGGCGGCCGCCGTGCGGCGCGGCCTGCCGCCGTCGGCCCTGGACCTGCCCGTCGACTCGTCGATGCCGCTCGAGCTCGTCCTCGTCTGA
- a CDS encoding malonic semialdehyde reductase — protein sequence MTIDAQALDSLDIDAGTLAIDDTTADLLFRAARTVNTFTDEPVSDEQIRAAYDLLRWGPTAMNTSPLRLLLVRSPEARERLAAHMSEGNRARVLAAPLTIVAAADTDFHERLATLVPHQPDARDRFAGDAEKRLGMARTSALIQIGYLIVALRAVGLHVGPMGGMDAAGIDAEFFAANHWTALLVLNVGQPSGPEAVRPRAPRLELDDAAATV from the coding sequence GTGACCATCGACGCGCAGGCCCTCGACTCCCTCGACATCGACGCGGGCACCCTCGCGATCGACGACACCACCGCGGACCTGCTGTTCAGGGCCGCTCGCACCGTGAACACGTTCACGGACGAGCCCGTCTCGGACGAGCAGATCCGTGCCGCGTACGACCTGCTCCGATGGGGTCCGACCGCCATGAACACGAGCCCGCTGCGACTGCTGCTCGTCCGCTCCCCCGAGGCCCGCGAGCGGCTCGCCGCCCACATGTCCGAGGGCAACCGCGCTCGCGTGCTCGCCGCACCGCTGACGATCGTCGCCGCCGCCGACACCGACTTCCACGAGCGCCTCGCCACCCTGGTACCGCACCAGCCGGACGCGCGGGACAGGTTCGCCGGCGACGCGGAGAAGCGACTCGGGATGGCACGCACGTCGGCCCTGATCCAGATCGGTTACCTGATCGTCGCCCTGCGCGCCGTCGGCCTGCACGTCGGCCCGATGGGCGGCATGGACGCCGCCGGCATCGATGCCGAGTTCTTCGCCGCGAACCACTGGACCGCGCTGCTCGTCCTCAACGTCGGGCAGCCGTCCGGCCCCGAGGCCGTCCGCCCCCGCGCACCCCGGCTCGAGCTCGACGACGCCGCCGCGACGGTCTGA